The genomic DNA AGTCTGGAAACAGATAATTTAATACTGACAGACTTCCCCTCTCGGGCAGCGTTTACACACCAGAACAAGTCAAGCAGCTATAAATATAGAAGAGAGACCTGTTGTGTAGCAAACTGTGCACCCTCATTCAAGCAGAGGAGACTCCGGTtcctacagacagacagaccaacagCCTTCTACTTTCCTAATAACTTGTAAGCTTCAgcaatacattaaaaaacatcagCATGGTTCAAAATTCACACTTGTGCCACTGCTCTTGTAAATTCCTCTCCCAATGAAACActgtgtttttgccttgtgcatatgtctctcctctttttctctcttcctctctctgcattcCTGTCCATATGtgtagaaaaagaagaggagagtaAAGTGCATTGCCAATGTAAAAGGCTTTGATATGGCCAGACAGCAGTCCTACTCATTATGAATCAGAAGCATGCAGGTGCCTCGTGGGTCTCATTGGGACTTTGATCTAGATTGAAGCCCTATTGTCATAGCTGATAGACAGGGATGGTTTAATTTCGGGGACAATATTAGCTCATCTGTGAGCATTAATCCAACGAAATCCAGTCTCATTCTCAGAGTGAAAGAACAAAATTAAGTCAGGTGATACCAAAAGTTGTATGATACAGTGTTGAGATTAAACATTCAGCGGTTTGGAGGTGTTCTTCACTGCTTCTGTTCGGACTTCACCGTTGCCTCCCCGTTACAACTGCTGAGGGACTGAAAGTCacacttctcttctctttcttctcctcttcacccaaaatcacaaaacatACCAGTCTTGGAGAGTGACAGAAAGAATAGTAAAGCCTCGTAAGTCTGTTTTGCCGTATCCCCACAGAGATCTTCTGCCGCGTTTGAGACTCAAAACTGTGAATGGTCCATCTCGTCCAGCCATGAGGCGGGGCTGGTGGGGAAGTCGGGGTATCCTGTACTGCTTCCTGTGGAGAGGTCTGAGGTTGGgccccctgccatggccctcAGAGCCTGTCCCACTCCACCCGTCCCACCCTGCACCACCAGACTGTCCATGCTGAAGCCCAGGTTGTTGAGAAGAGGGGTGTGGCCGGGCAAAGATGTGATGGAGGAGGGCGACTGAGGGAGACCATAGGGGCTTCCTGCCCGGATGTCGTGGTACGGTTGTCCAGCTGCGTCGACGGAGAAGCCGCCGTTCAGCACCGCGCTGTTGGTCATGTCACCGACGCTCCCGTAAAGCCCGTTGGTGTGGCCGAGATCTGACAGCACCTGGTCGTCTGTGAAGGAGATACCAGCACTTAGCATGAGGGGTGTAAAGAGTTTGACACATCAACAGTCCTGTCAACTGCAAGCGCATTATATAGTTGTTATATTTCAATACCATTAAGTGCTTTTATGAGTAAGATTTATTGTGCCAACATGATGTGGATTTCACAGGTACAGTGAGTGGACAATAAGCATTTGAGTTTTGTCGGTGAGAAAGGATGTGCTTTACTTTCTTCTCTAACAACGGAGGTCTGTATGCGTGCACAGAATATTAGTTTTCATCTCAATCCTTCCACTGAGTGGCTTCAATAACAACAATGGCCCAGAGCGCTTTCTCTCTAATTGACTAAAAGCCTTGTGTGCTTTATAGAGTTTCTGTCACCATGTTTTCATTTCTCATAAAAATAGCCTTCTTTTAAAAAGTGGCTTGAGGAGTTTTATGACTACCCAAAACGGGTTTTGTGAACATTAAATAACCCAGGGATGTCTAAAATGTCGTTTGCATCCCAATAAAAAACGTCTCTCTTTTCCAATAAGCTTCATCGTGGCGACACACGGAGGAAGTAGAATGCGTCAGCGGCCGACGGGAGGTGTGAGGGGAATGTGAAATGAGAAGTCTGTTTTGGATTTTCCTGACACCGTGCGTTGAACAatgcaagaaaacaaatgaattgccACAAAGACACATTCCATTGCTGCTGCACCATATCATTTAGCAGCTTTTAGGCTCCCTTAATCCCATTAGCCCAGCAGCATGACTGACAATTTTCTTTAAGGAATCTCTCTCCGAAGCAATAATAGATATGGACTCGGTTCGTTGACTCTGCTGAAGTTCCCCACACGTTAAATACCTCTGAAGCTCAGTTCACTGTCGCTGAGTCCTGCGTCATCGGCCGAGCTTTCCTTCTCCACTTTAGTTCCTCCTCGGCTACGTTTGACACTTTTATAAAACTGGGTCCAGCGATGTCGACCCGCATCTTTCTTTAGGCGCTTTTCCTTTGCTCGCCGGTTCTGGAACCACACCtgatggaaataataataattatcattaAGAAAAAATAACATTCTTCATTCCAATCATCATatatcattttctttctgtttaaTCGGAAAATACTCAATGTTTTCATGATATTTTAgatgttaaatattttaatctattttgATTGACACAAAGTAGTTGTGAATATATTTGAATACATGGTGAAGTACATAACCAACTTAGCCTAAACTAACCAAGATGCAcattaataaactaaacaaatttCACAATTTAATATTAAATCGGCAGGAAAAGGTAAAAGgatcatgaaaataaatgcattttccggcataaagtcattaaaaaagtaataaaaaaagaaaaagaaaaataataaaagttcttactgtaaataaataaatattttttatatatatcctTAAGAGGTAATGTATTTGTAacacgtctttaaaaaaaagctacatATTATTAGCTACAAAGACTGATAATAAAGGCCTGTGTGCTCGTTTTACATAATCTATATATTAAACAAACATTGGGTACCTAGGGACCTCAGCTTGTGAGCAGGTCATATGGGGCTAAAACATTTGTGACAAAGTttagtatataaaatatatttttgttgctACGTTTAGGATACCCAGATATGACGTTGTCTTTTTGCAACTGCATGTTGTACAGGCTGGAGATAACATGGAGACCTGCAGTAGTCTGAATGAGAAATAATATAATCCTCTACCTGCACTACTCGCATGTCCAGCCCCGTCTCCGAGGACAGCTGCTCTCTGACGTGGCGTGCTGGCTTCGGCGAGTTTTTGTAGGCACTTTTGAGGGTCTCTAGCTGCTTGGCCGTGATAGTGGTCCTCGGTCGCTTTGTCCCCGCCTCTGAATCATCTGAAAACATCATTACAAGTGTGAGTGACTTCTTCTGACATTTGTCACGTTGCCTTAAACAGTCAGTGCCCCTCGGCCTTTGCGTGGAATGTACGCGTGTTAAATGAAGTGAATGGTCATGTATGGAAGTGCATTATTGTCCTTGTGCATCTG from Cyclopterus lumpus isolate fCycLum1 chromosome 4, fCycLum1.pri, whole genome shotgun sequence includes the following:
- the lhx4 gene encoding LIM/homeobox protein Lhx4 encodes the protein MMQSAAVLPTESPVKSLPEILGVPLQQIPHCAGCSQHILDKFILKVLDRHWHSKCLKCADCQTPLADKCFSRAGSVYCKEDFFKRFGTKCASCQQGIPPTQVVRKAQDFVYHLHCFACIMCSRQLATGDEFYLMEDGRLVCKVDYETAKQNDDSEAGTKRPRTTITAKQLETLKSAYKNSPKPARHVREQLSSETGLDMRVVQVWFQNRRAKEKRLKKDAGRHRWTQFYKSVKRSRGGTKVEKESSADDAGLSDSELSFRDDQVLSDLGHTNGLYGSVGDMTNSAVLNGGFSVDAAGQPYHDIRAGSPYGLPQSPSSITSLPGHTPLLNNLGFSMDSLVVQGGTGGVGQALRAMAGGPTSDLSTGSSTGYPDFPTSPASWLDEMDHSQF